In Daucus carota subsp. sativus chromosome 4, DH1 v3.0, whole genome shotgun sequence, one DNA window encodes the following:
- the LOC108216097 gene encoding beta-1,3-galactosyltransferase 7 isoform X2 has protein sequence MIALQKRTTKYWESFRKHMKLYSESLDNSIDDLRMELPSVERSSSHKLSGIETNTTKQKAFMVIGINTAFSSRKRRDSVRQTWMPQGEKLLKLEKEKGIVVRFMIGHSATSNSILDRAIDSEDSQHNDFLRLDHVEGYHELSAKTKTFLSTAYAKWDADFYVKIDDDVHVNLGMLAATLARHRLKPRVYIGCMKSGPVLSRKNVKYHEPEFWKFGEEGNKYLRHATGQIYAVSKNLAKYVSDNQAILHKYANEDVSLGTWFIGLEVEHINEHSMCCGTPPECEWKAQAGSVCVASFDWSCSGICKSVDRIKEVHAKCSEDASAIWGVSL, from the exons ATGATTGCACTACAAAAAAG AACAACGAAATACTGGGAGAGTTTCAGAAAACACATGAAGCTATACAGTGA ATCACTGGACAACTCAATTGATGATTTACGAATGGAGCTTCCCTCTGTTGAAAGAAGCAGCAGTCACAAGCTGTCTGGTATAGAGACCAATACTACAAAGCAAAAAGCATTTATGGTTATCGGGATAAACACTGCCTTCAGCAGTAGAAAGAGGCGTGATTCTGTTAGACAGACTTGGATGCCTCAAG GCGAGAAGCTATTAAAACTGGAGAAGGAAAAGGGGATTGTTGTTCGTTTTATGATTGGCCACAG TGCAACATCAAATAGCATTTTAGATCGAGCAATTGATTCAGAGGATTCTCAGCACAACGACTTTCTTAGGCTG GATCATGTCGAAGGTTATCATGAGTTATCTGCAAAGACGAAAACATTTTTGTCAACAGCATATGCCAAGTGGGATGCAGATTTCTATGTCAAGATTGATGATGATGTTCACGTAAATTTGG GTATGCTAGCTGCAACCCTTGCCCGCCATCGTTTGAAACCTAGGGTATATATAGGATGTATGAAATCTGGACCGGTTCTATCTCGAAA GAATGTCAAGTACCACGAGCCCGAATTCTGGAAATTCGGGGAGGAGGGTAACAAATACTTACGGCATGCAACTGGGCAAATTTATGCCGTCTCTAAGAATCTGGCAAAATATGTCTCCGATAACCA GGCCATACTGCATAAATATGCAAATGAAGATGTGTCACTTGGTACTTGGTTTATTGGGCTTGAGGTGGAGCACATTAACGAGCACTCCATGTGTTGCGGAACTCCCCCAG AATGTGAATGGAAAGCACAAGCAGGCAGTGtttgtgtagcttcattcgactGGTCCTGCAGCGGGATTTGCAAATCAGTGGATAGAATCAAGGAAGTGCATGCTAAGTGTAGCGAAGATGCTTCAGCAATCTGGGGGGTTTCGTTATGA
- the LOC108219523 gene encoding ammonium transporter 3 member 3 → MSNNTTVPIAYLNNTSSVPDWLNKGDNAWQMMAATVVGMQSVPGLVILYGSIVKKKWAVNSAFMALYAFAAVIICWVTWAYKMSFGEKLLPFWGKAGPALGQRFLIGQAELPATRHNYDNGTEQMPMIEPYFPMASMVWYQCVFACITLILLAGSLLGRMNIKAWMMFVPLWLTFSYTVGAFSLWGGGFLFQWGVIDYTGGYVIHLSSGIAGLTAAYWVGPRSRADRERFPPNNILLMLAGAGLLWMGWAGFNGGGPYTANIDSSMAILNTNICAATSLLVWTWLDVIFFKKPSVIGAVQGMITGLVCITPGAGLVQGWAAIVMGILSGSIPWFTMMVVHKRWTLLQKIDDTLGVFHTHAVAGYLGGFLTGVFAEPALCRLFLPIPDTRGAAYGGGSQMGKQLVGGGFIIGWNIVVTSIICVVISFIMPLRMSEEQLVIGDDAVHGEEAYALWGDGEKYDETKHGIHSVDEGEHFKPSIGVTQVM, encoded by the exons ATGAGTAATAATACCACAGTACCGATAGCGTACCTAAACAACACTTCCTCGGTGCCTGACTGGCTAAACAAAGGCGACAACGCATGGCAGATGATGGCGGCCACGGTGGTGGGGATGCAGAGTGTCCCGGGCCTCGTGATCCTCTACGGAAGCATTGTCAAGAAAAAATGGGCCGTGAATTCGGCTTTCATGGCTCTCTATGCATTCGCAGCAGTCATAATTTGCTGGGTGACATGGGCTTACAAGATGTCGTTTGGCGAAAAGCTTCTGCCGTTTTGGGGAAAAGCTGGGCCAGCTTTAGGCCAGAGGTTCTTGATCGGCCAAGCTGAGTTGCCAGCCACACGACACAATTATGACAATGGCACGGAACAGATGCCTATGATCGAGCCGTACTTTCCCATGGCGTCTATGGTTTGGTATCAGTGCGTGTTTGCTTGTATTACTCTGATCTTGTTGGCTGGCTCGTTGCTGGGGAGGATGAACATCAAGGCTTGGATGATGTTCGTGCCTCTCTGGTTGACGTTTTCGTACACTGTGGGAGCGTTCAGCTTGTGGGGCGGCGGATTCTTGTTCCAATGGGGCGTTATCGATTACACTGGTGGCTACGTTATCCATCTCTCTTCTGGTATCGCTGGATTAACCGCTGCTTATTGG gtCGGGCCAAGGTCGAGGGCAGACAGGGAGAGATTTCCACCAAACAATATATTGCTGATGTTGGCCGGAGCAGGACTGCTGTGGATGGGATGGGCTGGTTTCAACGGAGGAGGGCCTTACACGGCGAACATAGACTCGTCAATGGCGATTCTGAACACCAACATATGTGCAGCGACTAGTTTACTAGTGTGGACATGGCTGGATGTGATCTTCTTCAAAAAACCTTCAGTGATCGGAGCTGTTCAGGGCATGATCACCGGCCTCGTTTGCATTACTCCTGGTGCAG GTCTTGTGCAAGGATGGGCAGCGATTGTAATGGGAATTCTCTCCGGCAGCATTCCGTGGTTCACCATGATGGTTGTCCACAAAAGATGGACTCTGCTCCAGAAAATCGACGACACACTCGGCGTCTTCCACACTCACGCCGTCGCTGGCTACCTAGGCGGTTTTCTCACAGGGGTTTTCGCAGAGCCAGCACTCTGCAGATTGTTCCTGCCAATACCAGATACCAGGGGTGCAGCCTACGGAGGTGGTTCTCAGATGGGTAAACAGCTTGTTGGCGGTGGTTTTATCATTGGCTGGAACATTGTTGTCACGTCGATAATCTGTGTCGTTATAAGTTTCATAATGCCACTACGAATGTCCGAAGAACAGCTGGTCATTGGAGATGATGCGGTGCACGGAGAAGAGGCTTATGCATTGTGGGGAGATGGGGAGAAATATGATGAAACTAAACATGGGATTCATTCTGTGGATGAAGGAGAGCATTTCAAACCTTCCATTGGGGTGACTCAAGTTATGTGA
- the LOC108218991 gene encoding protein FAR1-RELATED SEQUENCE 8, translating into MEEGSGNSGPLIGDEDSDPVVDIEQVFGIDSVDLENDSGMLGIDCQEFESESQQVLGVQGDDFGDGNQQPLEFDGRDLEESDQVFEFESNDRGNDSDQMIEIANSEHLNGLNGDAVTVGNQDNGTEGRSYSPPVVGMEFSSYDEAYNYYNSYSKGLGFAIRVKSSWTKRNSKEKRGAVLCCNCEGFKTLNEASNRRKETRTGCLAMVRLRLVECNRWRVDEVRLQHNHLFDPERAQNSKSHKKIDGGTKRKAEQTIDVEVRTIKLYRTPAADAVGYGSPNERHISEHVNQVTRLNLGYDDAQVLQGYFTQAQLLYPNFFYVMDFSDEGFLRNVFWIDSRSRAAYMYFSDVVAVDTTCLSNKYKIPLVAFLGVNHHGHSILLGCGLLGDESLESYIWLFRAWLTCMLGRPPQTIITNQCSALQSATAEVFPRAHHRLCLPVVIQSVLQNVGELGESVIFQTVLQKAVYNSMKVDEFEMAWDDMINSFGIRDIEFLHTLYKERERWAPVYFKDTLFAGMSISLPGESLCSFFKDDVHRQTSLKEFFKIHDLVLQNSFKKEALADYESKLFTSLLKTKSSYELQLSEIYTKEIFLKFQNEVEMMSSCISVTQTNSNGPCITFLVKERDAVGITRDVKNFEVIYDKNGQEVRCICSCFKFNGFLCRHALSVLSYNDIHEVPGQYILQRWRKDVKRIYKPDLGSNQININNPVQWFDHLHRRVTQVVEEGMPSEGHYMVAWQALKESLDKVRLVAKEAC; encoded by the coding sequence ATGGAAGAAGGTTCTGGAAACAGTGGGCCACTGATTGGGGATGAAGACAGTGACCCTGTAGTCGATATTGAGCAGGTTTTTGGGATTGATAGCGTTGACCTGGAAAATGATAGCGGAATGCTTGGGATTGACTGCCAGGAGTTTGAGAGCGAGAGTCAACAAGTACTTGGAGTTCAGGGCGATGATTTTGGTGATGGTAATCAGCAACCACTTGAATTTGATGGCAGAGACCTTGAGGAAAGTGATCAAGTATTTGAGTTTGAGAGCAATGATAGGGGGAATGACAGTGATCAAATGATCGAGATTGCAAATAGTGAACATTTGAATGGCTTAAATGGTGATGCAGTGACAGTTGGTAATcaagataatggaactgagggAAGGAGCTACTCACCCCCAGTTGTAGGAATGGAGTTTAGTTCGTATGATGAggcttataattattataattcttaCTCTAAGGGTCTGGGTTTTGCTATTAGGGTTAAATCTTCTTGGACAAAACGTAACAGCAAAGAAAAGCGCGGTGCAGTGCTCTGTTGCAATTGTGAAGGGTTCAAAACTTTAAATGAAGCTAGTAATAGGAGGAAAGAAACAAGAACCGGTTGTTTGGCAATGGTAAGACTAAGATTAGTGGAGTGCAATAGATGGAGGGTGGATGAAGTTAGGCTTCAGCACAACCACTTGTTTGATCCTGAGCGAGCACAAAACTCAAAGTCACACAAAAAAATAGATGGTGGAACAAAAAGGAAGGCAGAACAGACCATTGACGTGGAGGTTCGTACAATCAAATTGTATCGAACACCTGCAGCAGATGCAGTGGGTTATGGAAGCCCAAATGAAAGACACATAAGCGAGCATGTCAATCAAGTTACGCGTTTAAATCTTGGATATGATGATGCACAAGTATTACAAGGTTATTTCACCCAGGCGCAATTATTGTACCCCAACTTCTTTTATGTTATGGATTTTAGCGATGAAGGTTTTTTGAGGAATGTATTCTGGATTGATTCTAGGTCAAGGGCCGCTTACATGTACTTTAGTGATGTAGTTGCAGTTGATACAACATGTCTGTCGAACAAATATAAGATCCCTCTTGTGGCATTTCTTGGTGTTAATCACCACGGGCACTCTATCTTGCTTGGTTGTGGTTTGCTTGGCGATGAGTCTCTAGAGTCATATATATGGTTATTTAGAGCGTGGCTGACTTGCATGTTGGGACGTCCTCCGCAGACTATTATTACAAACCAGTGCAGTGCCTTGCAAAGTGCAACAGCTGAAGTTTTCCCAAGGGCTCATCATCGTCTATGTTTGCCTGTTGTCATCCAAAGCGTTCTTCAAAATGTGGGAGAACTGGGGGAATCTGTAATATTTCAAACAGTTTTGCAGAAAGCAGTATACAACTCAAtgaaagttgatgaatttgaaaTGGCTTGGGATGATATGATTAATTCTTTTGGAATTAGAGATATTGAATTCTTGCACACTTTATATAAGGAACGAGAGAGATGGGCCCCAGTTTACTTTAAAGATACTCTATTTGCTGGAATGTCTATTTCACTGCCTGGTGAATCTCTATGTTCTTTTTTCAAGGATGATGTGCATAGACAAACATCTTTGaaggaattttttaaaatacatgacTTGGTTCTACAGAACAGTTTCAAAAAGGAAGCTCTTGCTGATTACGAGTCCAAACTGTTCACCTCCTTGTTGAAAACAAAAAGTAGTTATGAGTTGCAGCTCTCTGAAATATATaccaaagaaatatttttaaagtttcaaAATGAAGTGGAAATGATGTCCAGTTGCATCAGTGTAACACAAACTAATTCCAATGGCCCATGTATCACATTCTTGGTTAAAGAAAGAGATGCTGTTGGAATTACGAGGGATGTAAAAAACTTTGAAGTGATTTACGATAAAAATGGACAGGAAGTTCGCTGTATCTGCAGTTGCTTCAAGTTCAATGGGTTTTTATGCCGACATGCATTATCTGTTCTCAGTTACAATGACATACATGAGGTTCCAGGCCAGTATATTTTGCAACGATGGAGGAAAGATGTTAAACGCATCTATAAACCAGATCTTGggtcaaatcaaataaatatcaataatCCAGTTCAGTGGTTTGATCACTTGCATAGACGTGTAACACAAGTTGTTGAGGAGGGGATGCCATCTGAAGGTCATTATATGGTTGCTTGGCAAGCTTTGAAAGAGTCATTGGATAAAGTCCGACTTGTTGCAAAAGAAGCCTGCTAA
- the LOC108216849 gene encoding uncharacterized protein LOC108216849, with protein sequence MGNKAAKPEPKKDEILVKVMPPLDPTYVRWLARDLERIYGYTPKYPCAVKPPDHYIEYMRLQGWLDVDLNDPDLAHLFK encoded by the coding sequence ATGGGAAATAAGGCTGCTAAGCCAGAACCAAAGAAGGACGAGATTCTTGTGAAGGTCATGCCTCCACTCGACCCTACATATGTTCGCTGGCTTGCTCGAGACCTGGAACGAATCTATGGCTATACTCCCAAATATCCTTGTGCAGTGAAACCACCAGATCATTATATCGAGTACATGCGTTTACAAGGATGGTTGGATGTGGACTTGAATGACCCCGACTTAGCTCATCTGTTCAAGTAA
- the LOC108216097 gene encoding beta-1,3-galactosyltransferase 7 isoform X1 yields the protein MSSSFNSMTKSRNSGKVSPKWIVLSCIFTFALGMLVSSRVWLLPESKGQIMWSLQRNQDLQLLADDCTTKKNNEILGEFQKTHEAIQSLDNSIDDLRMELPSVERSSSHKLSGIETNTTKQKAFMVIGINTAFSSRKRRDSVRQTWMPQGEKLLKLEKEKGIVVRFMIGHSATSNSILDRAIDSEDSQHNDFLRLDHVEGYHELSAKTKTFLSTAYAKWDADFYVKIDDDVHVNLGMLAATLARHRLKPRVYIGCMKSGPVLSRKNVKYHEPEFWKFGEEGNKYLRHATGQIYAVSKNLAKYVSDNQAILHKYANEDVSLGTWFIGLEVEHINEHSMCCGTPPECEWKAQAGSVCVASFDWSCSGICKSVDRIKEVHAKCSEDASAIWGVSL from the exons ATGTCTTCTTCTTTTAACTCCATGACGAAATCTCGGAACAGCGGAAAAGTGTCACCTAAGTGGATTGTCCTGTCCTGTATCTTCACCTTTGCACTTGGCATGCTCGTTTCCAGCAG AGTATGGCTTCTTCCCGAATCCAAGGGCCAAATCATGTGGTCGCTGCAGCGCAATCAAGACTTGCAGCTTCTTGCTGATGATTGCACTACAAAAAAG AACAACGAAATACTGGGAGAGTTTCAGAAAACACATGAAGCTATACA ATCACTGGACAACTCAATTGATGATTTACGAATGGAGCTTCCCTCTGTTGAAAGAAGCAGCAGTCACAAGCTGTCTGGTATAGAGACCAATACTACAAAGCAAAAAGCATTTATGGTTATCGGGATAAACACTGCCTTCAGCAGTAGAAAGAGGCGTGATTCTGTTAGACAGACTTGGATGCCTCAAG GCGAGAAGCTATTAAAACTGGAGAAGGAAAAGGGGATTGTTGTTCGTTTTATGATTGGCCACAG TGCAACATCAAATAGCATTTTAGATCGAGCAATTGATTCAGAGGATTCTCAGCACAACGACTTTCTTAGGCTG GATCATGTCGAAGGTTATCATGAGTTATCTGCAAAGACGAAAACATTTTTGTCAACAGCATATGCCAAGTGGGATGCAGATTTCTATGTCAAGATTGATGATGATGTTCACGTAAATTTGG GTATGCTAGCTGCAACCCTTGCCCGCCATCGTTTGAAACCTAGGGTATATATAGGATGTATGAAATCTGGACCGGTTCTATCTCGAAA GAATGTCAAGTACCACGAGCCCGAATTCTGGAAATTCGGGGAGGAGGGTAACAAATACTTACGGCATGCAACTGGGCAAATTTATGCCGTCTCTAAGAATCTGGCAAAATATGTCTCCGATAACCA GGCCATACTGCATAAATATGCAAATGAAGATGTGTCACTTGGTACTTGGTTTATTGGGCTTGAGGTGGAGCACATTAACGAGCACTCCATGTGTTGCGGAACTCCCCCAG AATGTGAATGGAAAGCACAAGCAGGCAGTGtttgtgtagcttcattcgactGGTCCTGCAGCGGGATTTGCAAATCAGTGGATAGAATCAAGGAAGTGCATGCTAAGTGTAGCGAAGATGCTTCAGCAATCTGGGGGGTTTCGTTATGA
- the LOC108216678 gene encoding DNA repair protein XRCC2 homolog, with translation MESSSGVRKWIEADESAKELLSRVLIQLFLPPPLHNFPFRLGNVVEIVGPSPSAKTHILMQAAIRCILPKEWKGVHHGGLDHAVMFIDLDCRFDILHFSRLLEHQITIAEGLKFSEEIDRDSLGGYVKNLTSMCLRRFFYVRCYESLQFLATLKTMHTKIQEQKENHGVGIHMLIIDSIGAFYWTDRALSSLTLGDTNRKGLSLQAVSDTVVEELRKLLQLHPMVILTTKTVNLQGRCLKHEIKSVPRNMSSRDATFFRATRSKPENNPYREYMPSVWQNFVTHRVLIRPSDDENQRPPIFSSEWLLPLLNRTDRFTFGDNVILTVP, from the exons ATGGAATCAAGTTCAGGAGTTAGAAAATGGATAGAAGCAGACGAGAGCGCAAAAGAATTGCTATCTAGGGTTTTAATTCAGTTGTTTTTACCACCTCCATTACACAACTTTCCTTTTCGCCTTGGCAATGTCGTTGAGATTGTGGGCCCCTCCCCCTCCGCCAAGACTCACATTCTTATGCAG GCTGCGATACGCTGTATACTTCCCAAGGAGTGGAAGGGTGTGCATCATGGAGGTCTAGATCATGCCGTGATGTTTATTGATTTGGATTGTCGTTTTGACATTTTACACTTTTCACGGTTACTAGAGCATCAGATAACGATTGCTGAAG GACTTAAATTCAGTGAAGAGATTGACAGAGATTCACTTGGTGGTTACGTGAAGAACTTAACTTCCATGTGCTTAAGAAGGTTCTTCTATGTTCGTTGTTATGAAAGTCTCCAATTTCTTGCAACTCTTAAG ACAATGCATACAAAGATACAGGAGCAAAAGGAAAATCATGGTGTTGGCATTCACATGCTTATAATTGACAG TATTGGAGCTTTCTACTGGACAGATCGTGCTTTGTCATCCTTGACGTTAGGGGATACAAACAG GAAAGGTCTCTCTCTTCAAGCCGTGTCAGATACTGTTGTGGAGGAATTACGGAAGCTTCTGCAGTTGCATCCTATGGTTATTTTGACAACCAAAACAGTAAATTTACAGGGCAGATGTTTAAAACATGAAATAAAAAG TGTTCCAAGAAATATGTCCTCCAGAGATGCCACATTTTTTAGGGCCACAAGAAGCAAACCCGAAAATAATCCTTACCGTGAATATATGCCTTCTGTCTGGCAG AATTTTGTTACGCACAGAGTACTCATCAGACCTTCAG ATGATGAAAATCAAAGGCCTCCGATATTTTCTTCTGAGTGGTTGCTGCCCTTACTGAATAGAACTGACAGATTTACTTTTGGAGAT AATGTCATCCTTACCGTACCCTGA